In Alteromonas sp. V450, the following proteins share a genomic window:
- a CDS encoding enoyl-CoA hydratase/isomerase family protein, whose protein sequence is MENAVTYHVDDKRAAVITLNRAEKHNAFNDEMIQELTALFERAGHDDSVRAVILRAEGKSFSAGADLNWMKKMASYSEHENEKDALALATMLQTLYTLPKPTIARVQGAAFGGAVGLVACCDIAIGSKLSKFCLSEVKIGLIPATISPYVIEAMGARTCRRYFQTAEVFSARRARRLGLLSEAVSEDELDSTIDNIVSNIIKNGPNATAQAKSLVQWVSSQEINDALLPQTSKLIASIRTSQEGQEGLSAFLNKRNACWVEAQNDK, encoded by the coding sequence ATGGAAAATGCTGTGACATACCACGTTGATGACAAAAGAGCCGCTGTCATCACATTGAATCGAGCGGAAAAACACAATGCGTTTAACGACGAAATGATCCAAGAGCTTACTGCTCTCTTCGAACGCGCGGGTCATGATGACTCTGTGCGAGCGGTTATCTTGCGTGCCGAAGGAAAAAGTTTCAGTGCTGGTGCTGATTTAAACTGGATGAAAAAAATGGCAAGTTACTCGGAGCATGAGAACGAAAAGGACGCTCTTGCTCTAGCAACAATGCTGCAGACACTCTACACCCTTCCAAAGCCAACAATCGCAAGGGTTCAGGGCGCCGCATTTGGCGGAGCCGTTGGGCTTGTAGCTTGTTGTGACATAGCGATTGGAAGCAAATTAAGCAAGTTTTGCTTAAGTGAAGTAAAAATAGGTTTAATTCCAGCCACCATAAGTCCCTACGTTATTGAAGCCATGGGCGCTCGCACTTGTCGACGTTACTTCCAAACAGCGGAAGTTTTTTCTGCACGACGAGCCCGAAGACTTGGGCTTCTTAGTGAAGCGGTGTCTGAAGATGAATTAGATAGCACCATTGATAATATTGTATCGAACATCATAAAAAACGGCCCGAATGCAACAGCTCAAGCCAAATCACTCGTGCAATGGGTGTCAAGTCAGGAAATTAACGACGCCCTTCTTCCTCAAACAAGTAAATTGATTGCGTCCATCCGAACGTCTCAAGAAGGGCAAGAAGGGTTAAGCGCTTTTCTCAATAAACGCAATGCATGTTGGGTGGAGGCTCAAAATGATAAATAA